In Streptomyces sp. NBC_01408, one DNA window encodes the following:
- a CDS encoding WhiB family transcriptional regulator, translating into MTELFQELLVEEADEELGWQERALCAQTDPESFFPEKGGSTREAKKVCLACEVRSECLEYALANDERFGIWGGLSERERRRLKKAAV; encoded by the coding sequence ATGACCGAGCTGTTTCAGGAACTGCTGGTCGAGGAGGCGGACGAGGAGCTCGGATGGCAGGAGCGCGCTCTGTGCGCCCAGACCGACCCCGAATCCTTCTTTCCCGAGAAGGGCGGCTCCACCCGCGAGGCCAAGAAGGTCTGCCTGGCCTGTGAAGTCCGCTCCGAATGCCTTGAGTACGCCCTCGCCAACGACGAGCGATTCGGCATCTGGGGCGGCCTGTCCGAGCGCGAACGGCGCCGTCTGAAAAAGGCAGCGGTCTGA
- a CDS encoding glycosyltransferase family 2 protein codes for MSLHSQSTASHQAPATPEFPRHVVTAVLVAHDGARWLPRTLAGLLGQERPAQNHIAADTGSADDSASLLHQALGDDRVLHLARRTGFGAAVEEAARTAGTLTPEDLPYLKRPSGWDPVSRTWRDDAYDLPELPHGEPVQWLWLLHDDSAPEPDALTELLRVAEENPDAAVIGPKLRGWYDKKQLLEAGVSIARSGRRWTGLDRREQDQGQHDQVRPVLSVSTAGMLVRRDVYDALGGFDRRLPLMRDDVDLCWRAQSAGHTVLIAPDAVLRHAEASARERRTVDCAGRTTSSPHRVDKAGAVYTMLANSSGRALPYVLLRLLLGTVLRTLAYLVGKAPGQAVDEFTGLLATLLRPGRVLTARRARRRPAVPAAELRPLFPPPGASLRANAEQLAGYFGGDRDTESAAAGRHGAASVLTAPGEDGDYPETTERFARLKRIARNPAPVLFGLLVLVSLAACRSLIGGGSLMGGALLPAPDSGLDLWRGYTDTWHAVGTGSTADAPPYLAVLGALSTLLFGSTHAALTLLLVGSVPLAGLAAYFASRPLVESRLLRAWAAIAYAFLPAVTGALAGGRLGTAVLAVLLPLTARAAVSAFALGDGEARGGAKGGWRAVWTYTLLLTLATAFTPVVWPLAAVLGTAALVLQRAHWKTYGPRLLATLAVPLLALAPWSLGLLTDPGRFLREAGLPYGTGSATALDLLGLSPGGPGTSGGLLLAGIVLAALAALLRTDRQFAIRTAWAVALTALPLAVLLNRTAWAGPATLLYGLALLAAAALGADGAKERVAASSFGWRQPLAALIALAAAAGPVLGAAGWLLAGADGPLERRDPVQVPAFVAEAGGDDNQTRTLILDPGSPATISYSLVRGSGGRLGAAETAARSGSDPRLDKVVSNLVAGSGADQSSQLSAYAIRFVMFRPGGPEEIRRVLDATPGLSRRHQQDGTALWGVEPWLPRAVIVPGKAGEAPIPVASGPVEAHGKIPAGEAGRVLRIADRAAPGWQATLDGKPLEPKTLDGWAQGFELPAAGGRLDLVHETSLTRTAWHWAQGLLALVLLVMALPGRRARLDDDLPEEEAVLPSQPGPGEAGTGRRARRLRAEAEPAPAAPVETAAAADPYAQIPAQPVYGEEAYAYQPQPDQGGYAYEQQPAQPYTPAPEYEPYPYPQQGAPVYDTPYPQQQPYPYPYEQPYDPHAQYDPHPQHDVRPDGSPQQ; via the coding sequence ATGTCCCTGCACAGCCAGTCGACGGCCTCCCACCAGGCCCCCGCCACCCCCGAGTTCCCCCGGCACGTCGTCACCGCGGTCCTCGTCGCCCACGACGGCGCCCGCTGGCTGCCCCGGACGCTCGCCGGCCTCCTCGGCCAGGAACGCCCCGCCCAGAACCACATCGCCGCCGACACCGGCAGCGCCGACGACTCCGCGAGCCTGCTCCACCAGGCCCTCGGCGACGACCGGGTCCTCCACCTCGCCCGCCGCACCGGATTCGGCGCCGCCGTCGAGGAGGCCGCCCGCACCGCGGGCACCCTGACCCCCGAGGACCTCCCCTACCTCAAGCGCCCCAGCGGCTGGGACCCCGTCAGCCGCACCTGGCGCGACGACGCCTACGACCTACCCGAACTCCCCCACGGCGAACCCGTCCAGTGGCTCTGGCTCCTCCACGACGACAGCGCCCCCGAGCCCGACGCCCTCACCGAACTCCTGCGCGTCGCCGAGGAGAACCCCGACGCCGCCGTCATCGGCCCCAAACTGCGCGGCTGGTACGACAAGAAGCAGCTCCTCGAAGCCGGCGTCAGCATCGCCCGCAGCGGCCGCCGCTGGACCGGGCTCGACCGCCGCGAACAGGACCAGGGCCAGCACGACCAGGTCCGCCCCGTCCTGTCCGTCTCCACCGCAGGCATGCTCGTGCGCCGTGACGTCTACGACGCCCTCGGCGGCTTCGACAGACGCCTGCCCCTCATGCGCGACGACGTCGACCTCTGCTGGCGCGCACAGAGCGCCGGCCACACCGTCCTCATCGCCCCCGACGCCGTCCTGCGCCACGCCGAAGCCTCCGCCCGCGAGCGCCGCACCGTCGACTGCGCCGGACGTACGACGTCCAGCCCGCACCGCGTAGACAAGGCCGGCGCCGTCTACACGATGCTCGCCAACAGCTCCGGCCGCGCCCTGCCCTACGTCCTGCTGCGCCTGCTCCTCGGCACCGTGCTGCGCACCCTCGCCTACCTCGTGGGCAAGGCCCCCGGCCAGGCCGTCGACGAGTTCACCGGCCTCCTCGCCACCCTGCTCCGGCCCGGCCGCGTCCTCACCGCCCGCAGGGCCCGCCGCCGCCCCGCCGTCCCCGCCGCCGAACTGCGCCCCCTCTTCCCGCCGCCCGGCGCCTCGCTGCGGGCCAACGCCGAACAGCTCGCCGGATACTTCGGCGGCGACCGCGACACCGAGTCCGCCGCCGCCGGACGGCACGGCGCGGCCAGCGTCCTGACCGCGCCCGGCGAGGACGGCGACTACCCGGAGACCACCGAGCGCTTCGCGCGCCTCAAGCGGATCGCCCGCAACCCCGCGCCCGTCCTCTTCGGCCTGCTCGTGCTCGTCTCCCTCGCCGCCTGCCGCTCCCTGATCGGCGGCGGCTCCCTCATGGGCGGCGCCCTGCTCCCCGCCCCCGACAGCGGCCTCGACCTCTGGCGCGGCTACACCGACACCTGGCACGCCGTAGGCACCGGCTCCACCGCCGACGCACCCCCCTACCTCGCCGTCCTCGGCGCCCTCTCCACCCTGCTGTTCGGCTCCACCCACGCCGCCCTGACCCTGCTGCTCGTCGGCTCCGTCCCGCTCGCCGGACTCGCCGCCTACTTCGCGTCCCGGCCGCTCGTCGAATCCCGCCTGCTGCGCGCCTGGGCCGCCATCGCCTACGCCTTCCTCCCCGCCGTGACCGGAGCCCTCGCCGGCGGCCGCCTCGGCACCGCCGTCCTCGCCGTCCTGCTGCCGCTCACCGCCCGCGCCGCGGTCTCCGCCTTCGCCCTCGGTGACGGCGAAGCCCGCGGCGGCGCCAAGGGCGGCTGGCGCGCGGTGTGGACGTACACACTGCTGCTGACCCTGGCCACCGCCTTCACCCCCGTCGTCTGGCCACTGGCCGCCGTACTGGGGACCGCCGCGCTCGTCCTGCAACGCGCGCACTGGAAGACGTACGGCCCGCGGCTGCTCGCCACCCTCGCCGTGCCCCTCCTCGCGCTCGCCCCCTGGTCGCTCGGCCTGCTCACCGACCCCGGCCGCTTCCTGCGCGAAGCCGGACTGCCCTACGGAACCGGCTCCGCCACCGCCCTGGACCTGCTCGGCCTCAGCCCCGGCGGCCCGGGGACCTCCGGCGGCCTGCTGCTCGCCGGGATCGTCCTCGCGGCCCTCGCCGCCCTGCTCCGCACCGACCGGCAGTTCGCCATCCGTACCGCCTGGGCCGTCGCCCTGACCGCGCTGCCGCTGGCCGTCCTCCTCAACCGCACGGCCTGGGCGGGCCCCGCCACCCTCCTCTACGGCCTGGCCCTCCTCGCGGCCGCCGCGCTCGGCGCCGACGGGGCCAAGGAGCGGGTCGCCGCCAGCAGCTTCGGCTGGCGCCAGCCGCTCGCCGCGCTCATCGCCCTCGCCGCCGCCGCCGGCCCCGTCCTCGGCGCGGCCGGCTGGCTGCTCGCCGGCGCCGACGGCCCGCTGGAGCGGCGCGACCCCGTACAGGTCCCGGCCTTCGTCGCCGAGGCCGGCGGGGACGACAACCAGACCCGCACCCTGATCCTCGACCCCGGCTCGCCCGCCACCATCTCCTACAGCCTGGTCCGGGGCTCCGGCGGCCGCCTCGGCGCCGCGGAGACCGCCGCCCGCAGCGGCAGCGACCCCCGCCTCGACAAGGTCGTCTCCAACCTCGTCGCCGGCTCCGGAGCCGACCAGTCCAGCCAGCTCAGCGCCTACGCCATCCGCTTCGTGATGTTCCGGCCCGGCGGCCCCGAAGAGATCCGCCGGGTCCTCGACGCCACCCCCGGCCTGAGCCGGCGCCACCAGCAGGACGGCACCGCACTGTGGGGCGTCGAACCCTGGCTGCCCCGCGCCGTCATCGTCCCCGGCAAGGCGGGCGAGGCCCCCATCCCCGTCGCCTCCGGTCCCGTCGAGGCCCACGGCAAGATCCCGGCCGGCGAGGCGGGCCGCGTGCTGCGCATCGCCGACCGCGCGGCCCCCGGCTGGCAGGCCACCCTCGACGGCAAGCCCCTCGAGCCCAAGACCCTGGACGGCTGGGCGCAGGGCTTCGAACTGCCCGCCGCCGGCGGCCGCCTCGACCTCGTCCACGAGACCTCGCTGACCCGCACCGCCTGGCACTGGGCCCAGGGCCTCCTCGCCCTCGTACTGCTGGTCATGGCCCTGCCGGGCCGCCGGGCGCGGCTCGACGACGACCTGCCCGAGGAGGAGGCCGTACTGCCCTCCCAGCCCGGCCCGGGCGAGGCCGGAACGGGCCGCCGCGCCCGCCGGCTGCGCGCGGAGGCGGAGCCCGCCCCCGCCGCGCCCGTGGAGACGGCCGCGGCCGCCGACCCGTACGCGCAGATCCCGGCGCAGCCGGTGTACGGGGAGGAGGCCTACGCCTACCAGCCGCAGCCGGACCAGGGCGGCTACGCCTACGAGCAGCAGCCGGCCCAGCCCTACACGCCCGCGCCGGAGTACGAGCCGTACCCCTACCCGCAGCAGGGCGCGCCGGTGTACGACACCCCCTACCCGCAGCAGCAGCCGTACCCCTACCCGTACGAGCAGCCGTACGACCCCCACGCCCAGTACGACCCCCACCCCCAGCACGACGTGCGTCCGGACGGGAGCCCCCAGCAGTGA